A window of Solanum stenotomum isolate F172 chromosome 9, ASM1918654v1, whole genome shotgun sequence genomic DNA:
tatacaaatgtAAGTGTTTATTTAAACAGATTCTAAATTGAAGAACCTAAATAACAATTGAgggtaaattaaaaaatatgtttatatattatgcctttcCTTAAAGTtctgattaaatttaaattgtgcATTACAGGGTCTATTTAGGGGTGACACTTCCAATAAAAATTTTCCATAATCAAAGCCGAAACTTTATAATTTTGATTAAGAATAAAACAATCTTACCACTACACACCACAACTCATGTTAAAGTTTatctttagttattttattaacaTTATGTGAACTGTGGAGTATTTCCATAAATAGGTTGCTAGGATTTTGTTGGTCCACAATAGATTCGTTTGGTTCATTTACTAGTTATTCATATAAATTATAAGATAAGATTATtatacaataaataaattattatgtgatgaataaaaatataagtgaTATTAACCACTTAATTATATTAAGAATGATGTATTTAATAGTACCTAATACTACCTGTTATGTATTAAATAGTACCTAATACTACCTATTTTGTCAATTACTACTAATTAAACATATCTTGATTTGTAAAAACTTTATGCTAAAAAATATAagattgaaataatatatattcatgtgACATGGAGTTAAACAGTGCAAAATCCACATATATAAGATCACATTATGAGTGAATTAGAAAACACATTAAGCCAAAATGACAGCATCTTTCCCCATGAATGCTGGTGATGGTCTTTATAGCTACTCCAAAAACTCCCATTTGCAGGTATTGATCTCATATATTTTAGTTTAACATATTATAACAAATTatctaatttttgtttttaatccAACTTATATCAAGCATATTTTCTTGTACAAAAATTATTGCGAGTGTAAATGTAAAACTcaatcaagaattcatcaagcATAATGTTGGATAATGTCAATTTTCCCCTTGTGGCGAGGACCACGAGGGGGTTGGGTTGCCCAGGTTGGAATTATGATCGAAAATTGGAGCTTAATTGATGGacttaattaagaaataaagttaTGCCTTAATATTAGCTATATTTTTTGTCATGATGGTAAGCGCTAGGTTCTTACAAGTGGTATCAACCAAGATCATGATTCCATTTCCACGGGTAAAAAGATGCATGAGGCAGGTGTTGGGAGGAGGATTGTTGGGTAACAGCAACATCTTGCCTATAGTGAGGCCCACGAGTGGACTAGGGTGGCCTCAGTTGGAGTCATGATAGAACGTGATGTTTGCTTGGActtagttaagaaataaagttgtCTATGCTATTAGCTAAAACTTTTGACATGCTATACAAACATGCCGTACACcaattatatttgtatagttACCGACTTATCCGCTGTAACAGTAAAACACGACTATATATCACACTAAGgacccgtttggccatagatttcccaagtaATATTTGGGGGgaaatttggcaaatagtgtttgtccatacaatttgccattatttggcaaaattttttggcaattatcctaaattcccaaatactagttttttctagtatttgggccaaatctcattattgtggatcttttaaaaattcaaattttacaccaaacatttatcttttacaaaaacactctctatagtagttgtttgcgttgtattacataatttttttacgTGAACACAAAAGTAGTGATGATATGgttattgatgaaaatgatgaacaatcggctcAGGAAAACAAAGTCATGTgctttgtctacttcacgatgtatggaatgatgcttgttgcactcactccaaactaccacattgctccagtgtcatggacactacttgttatttgttgcaacgaagatccaagtgacttgtaatacaaacttatggttatatttgatagtttttaaaacttatgggtataaatcatatttttgtaaaaaaatgaaatatgttttccaaatactatggccaaacacatggtgaaatttcacccaaattttcacccaaataatatttgccaagaatatttggaaatctatggccaaacgctagCTAAATTGATTGTATTTTACCCACTATAATAGTAACATAAGTAACTTTATCCGTTGTTGCACAAacatcaataaatatttttgtcatcATACTAAAGTAACTGAACTTTTCTATCAACGTGACTTTATTGTTATAATTGCACACAGAAAGAAATAATAGATGGTGTAAAGGAGATAGTGAGAGATGCAATTATTAGAAAGCTTGACATCAAGACCATATTATCTTCTTCAAACACAATACATATTACAGATTTGGGATGTTCTGTTGGACCAAACACTTTTAGTTCAATGCAACATATTGTAGAAGCTCTAAAGGACAAGTACTTATACCAAGACCAAGTCATAGATTCCACCAAGAGTATTCTTGAATTCCAAATATTCTTCAATGATCAAGTCACCAATGATTTCAATACCCTCTTTCAATCATTACCCGTTGACCGATCCTACTATGCATCTGGAGTTCCAGGATCTTTTTATGATAGGTTATTTCCATCGCGATCAATACATTTTCTACATTCTTCTTGTGCTATACATTGGTTATCTAAGATTCCAAAAGAATTGCTAGATGAGAAATCCCCAGCATGGAATAAGGGACTGATTCACTATGTTGGTGCATCAAATGTTGAAATAGTGAATGCTTATGTTGCTCAATTTGAAAAGGACATGGAAATGTTCTTTAATGCAAGAGCTGAGGAGATTGTTCCCGGAGGAATGATGGTGCTTGTTACAGCATTTTCAGGCTACGGACATTTTCTGGGATTTTTTGGTTCTAGTCTTATGGATATGGTGAATGAGGTAAtctctattatattttatatgacGATGTTTTGGCTTTTGGCTTGTTTTGAACAAGTTCCAAGTGTATTTTAGTATGTCATATACTTTTacccatttcaatttatttgaacttttttgACTAGGcataaagttttcaaagtttaaacagtaaagacttttaaaacttatattatgacaaaatatttgtgtggctataGCCTATAAGATTATAACAAGCACTTAAGTTGGAACTTATGATATTAAATATGCTAAGCACTttttcaacaaattaaaaagaaaatatgttcacataaattgaaatacaCTGATAATAAATTAGTAGTtgatgtttctttctttttgtcatAGGGAAAATTAGATGAATCTCTAGTTGACTCATTCAATTTGCCATTATATTTTCCCTCTCCTCAAGACATGACTAAAGTAGTGGAGAAAAATGGACTTTTTAGCATTGAGAGAATGGAGTtgataaatatcaaatcaaagcTTGTGGATGAGGCTGATGCAAAGACTATAATGATGAGTATAAGAAGTTCTTTAGAAGGAGTCATAATCAATCATTTTGGAAGTAAAATAGCAGAAGAAGCTTGTGAAAGAGCAATTTTTAAGAGTGAAGAGATTTCAGAATTGATGCAAGTTAATTATGAGAAACCAAGCATATTGTTTGTTGCTTTGAAGCGTAAATGAATTTCTCTgaagatatttatatattatataattcaGGTCTATGGGGAGATAATGTGACATATCTCGCCGGCCAAGTACTATGTTTTGCCTAATGTTTTTGAATTTTCCTCATTTGTTTCACTTTATGTTCTCtacaaagaaaattaataagtgtctttgttaatttttctatattggCCTCCCTTTCTTGCTCTTTTTCTCCCAGTAATAACTAATTTTTACCTTTTCCTCATTAATTTGCCTTTAACTTTCTTATTTTTCGCTTAAGATTTactctaaaaaatttaaaaccctTATGACTTTTAACCTATAATTGATAAGTTATATATTTATCCGAGCATACCCTAGGTAATCAACTAATCATATGCATTATATAACATCCCATGTACCATTGTTCACGGTCTAACACCACatatttaattaagaattaATAATACAACcattaaatttactattttataattattactaaTAAACTTTAATTACAGATCTTAATagatttgaattaatttataaaattattaattttaattaattaggaaattaTTAAATGTTAACATAATcggaaagaaagaaacaaaaatgtgtgccagaaaagaaaaaaaaagttataccTTCCTTTTGTAATAATTCATTACTCTGAtctaattttacattattttgtCAACCGCATAAACTACATTACCGTCATTATGGTAGACAATGTGCATTTATAACAAGCAAGATGAACATAAATAAGAGTGTAACAAGTGTGGGTGGGTTAGGCATAGGTTATGAGTTTGAATTATGGTACAAATCAAAACTCGGCATTTAAATGGAGAAAGGTAGAGGGAAAAGCTTATCTATTCATTGAGTGTTGAatacaaaatgagaagaaaaaaaataaggtaaTCACGCGACGTGTTCATATTGTGTTCGGGATGATTGGTTGCTTCCTCTTAGAGTAGGTTTAAAAATATACGATATATCCAAACAtattgaatctaaggaaaaaCACTCTTGCAATACTGTAACAAATGATTGTCGTTTAGGATAATACATGGTAACCCAATCCATAATCCCTAGAAGGAGAACTGCACCAATACTGTAACAAATTGTTGTCGTTTAGGATAATACATGGTAACTCAATCCATAATGCACCATTTTACTTAGACTTCTACTAATGCTCTGTGACAATTTACCACTAAGAGACGGGAGAAAGACAAAGAGAGTTTTTAAAGAAGACTTTGTATTGCTTGCAGGAATGATTTACACTTGGTTGAATGGTATACAAATGAGAGTCCTTCTATTTATACTACAATCCTAGAGGCTAAAGTGTAAATAAAAGTTATTACACAAGTCCCTACTTAGTTACAAGTTAGTCTCTCCTAGAATTTTCTACAACTCTAAAACATTCTAAGGACATTCCATATAATTCTATAACCTTCCATAGGAAATCTCCATATTTCTCTAGAATATTTTACTAAGGACTATTCTTCTTGTAATGTAAGCCTTCCACATGGACAATCTTATGCCACATGGCGCCTAAGTGGAATGATGATGCGATGGGTCATGAGAAAGAGCTCCGTTTGT
This region includes:
- the LOC125877812 gene encoding loganic acid O-methyltransferase-like, whose translation is MTASFPMNAGDGLYSYSKNSHLQKEIIDGVKEIVRDAIIRKLDIKTILSSSNTIHITDLGCSVGPNTFSSMQHIVEALKDKYLYQDQVIDSTKSILEFQIFFNDQVTNDFNTLFQSLPVDRSYYASGVPGSFYDRLFPSRSIHFLHSSCAIHWLSKIPKELLDEKSPAWNKGLIHYVGASNVEIVNAYVAQFEKDMEMFFNARAEEIVPGGMMVLVTAFSGYGHFLGFFGSSLMDMVNEGKLDESLVDSFNLPLYFPSPQDMTKVVEKNGLFSIERMELINIKSKLVDEADAKTIMMSIRSSLEGVIINHFGSKIAEEACERAIFKSEEISELMQVNYEKPSILFVALKRK